The sequence AAACCTCGCCTATAAATACAATAACACTCAGGAGCTTCGTAACAGTTAAAAAAAGGCTTTAAGTTTAAGCTGAACCAATTTAATTcagtttgataaaaaaaaaaaaaaagcagtgGTTTTTCATAAAGATCAGCCAGGGAATTATGTTTGGAAATAACAAAGAAGAATGGTGTGGCGCAAATTTTCAGACCAATCATTATTCATCTGAGTTTATGAGTCCTCAGgttctaattaattttatttaatatgcacattttgaaggaatttaatttttgaatgaatCTTGAAAATTCTTTGGAATGGAGATCTCTTTATAAATTACGTGGGATTTTTGGCCTTTGTGCATGGCTGATATTCTATGGCACCAAACAAAGTTTCatatttgatgattttttatGCTTTAAAGATCAAAGTTTGAAaacctttttttattttctgttaCGTTTTTTTGTCATCTAAGGTTGAATAATCGAGTTTCAGGACTCCAATTAACTGCAAGTTAATTTGTTTCTGTTAATGCAGAAAGAATGGTGTGAGAGTAGTAGAGAGTTGAGTCCTCTGGGGTTGAAactaaataaatcaaaatcttTTCTGGATTTACTGCATGAGATGTATGGGATCAAGAAGCAAGAAGAGCATGAAAATAGTCGGAACAAGCCTAAAACAGATCAAATTACCAACGATTCCGGATACCGCAAGGCTTCAAATTTTCAGGCAGCTGTAATAACAATTGGATCTTGGAAGGTAAGGTAACATTAATTAATGAATATTCCATGCAGTactattttatgaaattaacgtCTGATTTATGAATTGATGGGATTTTGGTATCCCAAAATACTTGAAATATTGCAGAAGCTTAGCAGGCGTGCAGGAGACTTGACAGCCAAAATTTACTACGCCAAACGTAAACTTGTTTGGGAGATTTTGGAAGGAGCATTGAAGAGTAAGATGGAAATGGAATGGTCTCAGATTACAGCCATCAGAGCCTCTCTGCCAGATAATAGTTATGGGATTTTGGAGATTGAGGTCAAATTCTACTCTTTCATTTTTGCATAAACTGAATATAagacatatatttatttaatttaaatgaaCATTTTGACTTATATATATGTGATTACTGTTGTATTGTGTGTGTAGTTGAGTAATCCACCTTCGTTTTATCAAGAAACCAGCCCCCAGCCCAAAAAACATACACTTTGGCACCAGATGTCTGATTTCACAGGAGGTCAAGCTTCAAATTACAGGTATTAATGCACCATTAATATTTcttcattatatatatttagtCTCATAAACAAATTAATGTGAATAATCAGAGTACTCCAGTAATAATGTTCATTCCTCTGCAGGAGGCATTTGCTAATATTCCCTCCCGGAATTCTTGACAAACATTACGAGAATCTTTTGCAGTACAATCCATCACTCTGTCTGAAGCCATTCCCAAGTTCAACAAGTCTCCTCTTCGGCCCACCTCATGCACACGAGAACTCGGGTTTCTCTTTGAACTGCGATGGATATGAATCTCAATGTCACCCCCATAGAAACTATCCCGCAACAACAAAACAAGTTTATATCACAtcaaatcaaaattcaacacCATCAGGTATCGATCATATGAGTAACTTTTCTAAAGCTCTGATATCCCAACTTTTCTCTAACACATCAAATGTTTGGTTAACAGATACTACTTATCCGCCTTACTGTCAAAATCCAACAACTTGGAATCAAGGGCCAGAAACTTATGTGGTAAATGGTAGCATTCAAGGGCAATCAGATATGAATTTACTTGCAGAAGGCGACGAGACTTTTACTTCTCAAAATCATCACTCAAACACAAGGGAGTACTTGGTTAATACCGATAACTATTTACTGGGGgatcctcaaaattatcaagTGGAACCGTTGTTGCATTCTTCTCATGGTTTGTTAGAGGCAAATTTCAATAACAGCAATTGGATGGACACAGAAATGAATTACAAAATGAATGATAATGATCAAGTTATGCAGAATGCAGATGGAAATGGTGCCATTTCGAGCTATGGAGAATTACTACACACTCAATCCATTTGGTTCAGCTAAtattggagattttcaagattCTGTATTCTGATCGAGATAGGATGAGAATTATAGGATATTAATAGGCCAAGTgtgagtatatatatatatataattttgatatccTACACCCCTAGGCACCGCCTACATGGCGGTCCATGATTGGTCAGTcgtttattgaaaaaaaaaaaaaaatttgtgtggTTGTGGGCGCGCCACGTTGGCAGGCGCCCACATGTGTGCAGGGTAAGGGTGTGCAGGATATCAattctatatataaatatatatatatatatatatatatattatgcatAACTAACTCTTTTTTCCAATCGagtttttgtttgttgtttattgcAAGATAGGATATTGAGCTCGTCTCTTTTATTGCAAGTGTAATGTTTCTCTTATTGCATGAGGATAATCTAAAGAATTCtaattgtttatgttttgaacttCTTAAAGTAATTAAAGGAACTTTATGAAGTAATTAATTATTTGTAGTAGCAAATGTTTGAACAATGTCAtatcaaatcaattttaaagtgtCAATCATTTAATTTCAACAGTGTATGGCTTGGCTTGATGAATCGGACATCATATGCTAACACAAGTCTATGTGTCATGCTAAATACGTGTCAGCATTCATACCAAATAAAAGGCTTGGCTATTGGAAGTTGGAGACTTAGTttgttattttgttttcttgtttATAATGTAATTAATTATGTGCACAGTGGAGAGTCTAGTGGGGTAAAGTGCTTACTGGAAAGTTGTCAGCATTATTCGTTAGTTTGTGAGTTGTAAGAAAATTATATATGTGATTAATGTACAAAGAAGGGTATCTGATACCCCGGTGAAATATCCCGGGTTATCACCAAACCCGAGTGATTGTCGAGAGCCCGGATGCGGAGTGGTTTCTAGATTGGTGGGTAGAAGCAAGACAAGGAGGAAGTAGAACCCAAACGAAGTATGGAAGAGGTCTCTTACCTTGCCAAGTGATGTCCTCCCTTCCCTTATCAGGAGGAGTCTTCCCTTGCCAAGAGGTCCCTTGCCTTGCCAAGAGGTGTCCTCCCTTCCCTTGCCTGCCAGAGAACCCTTGCCACCCGGAGCACCCTGGCGTCCAGCACCCTTGCCACCCGGAGCACCCTGGAATCTAGCACCCATGCGTCCCAGCACCCGGCCTCCCAGCACCCTGGCGTCCCAGCACCTTGGCGTCCCAGTACCCTGGCGTCCAGCACCCTGGCCTCCCAGCACCCTGGCATCCCAGTACCCTGGCCTCCAGCACCCTGGCGTCCAGCACCCTGGCCTCGAGCACCCCGTCATCCAGGCTAGAGGACCCTTTCCAAGCCAAATCATAACACGGGTCCCACAACATGGGCACCATCTGGAAGTGACAGAGAATAATAATGAGTAGGAATGGGCACTGTCCAGAAATTGCGGAAAATATCTTATCATCTTTAATGCTGTCAGGAGACCCATTCCATTCAATAATTACTCTTCCTCAAGAGTtccctataaataccaggttccTTAGCCTGGCTATGGTATGTTTTTCATGTTCTCTTACGTTCAGATACATCTTCACATTCACACTCAATTTCTCTAAAATTCATAAGCCCACTCCATATATCTTAATCTAACTTAAGCATCATAGTGACGATGCCGGAGAACCCCTCCGGCGCCCCACTTACGAGTATCCTTGTTTTTCAAGTATGCAGGCTTCATCTCCAAGCTGATAAGGAACTCACCTATTTCTTTCACCCGGGAGTTTACCCACCCCCGGGTATCTATTTTATGATAATTGcatcattggcgccgtctgtgggaaattgAGTTCTAAGACGTAGATACATCGATCAATCAAAAAACCACGCTGGAAAGAAATTTATCTGTTTCTCCCGTTAGAAGGAAGACTACTTAACTTGGAGAGCTTTCTTGGTTCTTGATTTTCGAATTTGGCTACTGTTAACATCTTGAACCGATTTCTACTACtcctgtagtaacccgcatttctaaattagtgattaatgagtaattaatcacgtgatcatgtctaaattaattaaaacatgattaagtaagttcctgttgggataacggacttcagaaatatATTCAGAGCATTCAAATTAGTTgaaattggttcagcaggatcggatggtccgaagaagagttcggacgatccgaagtggatcggaagctccgtgccaagatcggaggctccgatcgagatcgaaagctccgtcggcaagatcggaagctccgatctggaccagggcgcacgtcattgcttacgtcagcaaggtgacgtcatggctgacgtaatattgagcgatcggacactccgaaggtgcgatcggaggttccgatcgtgatcggacattccgaacagggatcggaggttccgaacgccgtctataaataaggggtccgagccctcattctgtgcaccgatttcccctcctttcctctggttttcgaaccttcttacttaaatctacggagttctaggcatcctattgggaatccggaagttgcctagcgatcccggcgtcgtagcggaggtgtgcctaagttttgaggcgattctacaccagcgggctgatgacggacgaaggtataatttggcttcctaaaaatatttaggagtatacaatagcttacttaaggcttttagagcttaattgttgatgcatggatattttcattgtagtagctagtagactggactagtaggcttggagtctagaccagcagagctaggtttgaccagcagtgtaagaggtacgtaagtattgaccgagatagccgacatgatataatTGCTTATaagttgcatgagtatgtgctatatgttttatcatgttttagcatgttttaccgccttagcacatacatgattttacgtgtgactacatccggagagatgtgagtcattgacagtctccatagggaacgatgatttcattttggactcgagtcaggtatgacagtttccatatggggcttgtatcctgttttgcattcgggtcaggatggggttggctcagccctgatatggaatatacgagtaccccgcggagtagctctctagccggtactgtatattctcggtgccatgagcaagtgttttcacttgagtttcaAATCATctatgtgcgcatatttgtatttatatcattgcttcgtattgagcgttctagctcatgcCCCTGTGGTTGGGTATTgcgtaccttgtggcggggcaggtttgaggctggacggtccaggcggctctcagcaggattgagcttgggcagtgcgaggttgtagagggtagggatttatttaccctgaaccttcgatttggttgtataacagtatttatacaattgtgataacgtcggttgtattctgccgattggatttgttgtattttaattatccgcactttatgctttaagcttttattgcgtgcgcttttactataactctgattagttagtggatccgggttgggtcactacatttttggtatcagagcgatgcattgcactgggaatatcgtaaagcggattaagtaattatctgttcttatgtaacagatggcaaaTTACGACGAGAGTAacggtagcgtagacggcggtcgttggggcgatccagatgatcgtagacgaaggggacagcccgaggagcgcaggcgagtcagcatgcgtaggtttaagaaagttagcccgaagcctttgacgggtggtgagacagcctgtaacgccccgtttttatcttaaatgagtttatttgagttaatcgaagattacagagttctcgagccggtttgattttgatcagggtcctttttgcaaattttggaaatttcagggactaaaatgcaaatatggaattttatatattatctacacttatttTGACTCTCAAAGGAGCTCCTCCTCTTCCTCTCAACCGTGAActccattgaagcttggggaaaaCGTTTCCAAGCTCttccaatctcggtttccggtcgatccgtccgttagaaattaattctgaaggcagattatcgatcactgcagtgagagctctgttatattgtaagttcttctacgatcggatacattctagtttttggatgttgttagaatcgttctagattcgagtatgttgttctctacagagttctgatcgtttattatctgtcggttttgaattagagcgacgttcggaattgttatgatttttggaagtattattcgaaaatgtgggttttgagatttgttgggtttgtcttgttgttgtggttttagcattgaattgagttgatatcagtattgaactgctgtctgcgttgccggtttgttcagtttatagccgttatgccgtcggtttgagttttgagggtttcgaaccgtttttgagttgttgaacttggcttgtaagttggtctttgttgttgatcaatctcttgtatctgaacagattcgtttggagttgtcaagccctgagttagcagctgattgatcgtttcagagttggacgaagatcggtaatgagatttaccttgatccgtagttgttgtttagattgtatagttgttgatacaatcttttgttgtagc comes from Henckelia pumila isolate YLH828 chromosome 4, ASM3356847v2, whole genome shotgun sequence and encodes:
- the LOC140894364 gene encoding uncharacterized protein, which translates into the protein MEMEWSQITAIRASLPDNSYGILEIELSNPPSFYQETSPQPKKHTLWHQMSDFTGGQASNYRRHLLIFPPGILDKHYENLLQYNPSLCLKPFPSSTSLLFGPPHAHENSGFSLNCDGYESQCHPHRNYPATTKQVYITSNQNSTPSDTTYPPYCQNPTTWNQGPETYVVNGSIQGQSDMNLLAEGDETFTSQNHHSNTREYLVNTDNYLLGDPQNYQVEPLLHSSHGLLEANFNNSNWMDTEMNYKMNDNDQVMQNADGNGAISSYGELLHTQSIWFS